The region CACCGGGCCGACATCCGACCGGCGACCGGGGCGCAGCGCGGCGTGCCGCTGCCCCGGACCGGGCCCGTCCCGCGCGGCCAGCACGTCGGCCACCACACCGGTCGCGAAGCCGTAGACCGACTTGTGCAGCAGGTCCACCAGCAGCTCCCGGCGCGGCCACGTCTGCGGCGGCGCGCCGACACCGGTGGCGTTCTCCAGGATCTGGTCGTTGGTCAGCCGCACCACGGTGAACATCGCCGACGCCACCGGACCGCGCACCCCCGCGTTGGCCATCAACGACCGCACCACCCCGGCGAGCGCACCCTGACCCAGGTGCATGGCGAGGTTGACCGCGCGCGGTTGCTTCCCGGGCTTCTCGGTCATCCCGAGCAGCCGCTCCAGCACCCGGGCCGGCACGTGCGAGTCCGGCCGCCCGGTCACCCGCTGCTCCAGCTTCTCCCCGACGGTCATCACCACCGCACCGGCCGCACCGGCCACCAACCCCTGCCACAGCGCACGCTTCATCATGACCACCGGCTACCCCGCGCCCGGCGACCTATCCTCATGCCGTCCCGCCGTCCGCTCGCGACCCGGCCTCGGGCGCTCCACGACCCGCGGCCGCTCCGGCAGCTCGTCGAGCCGGCGGAGGCAGGTGTGCGGAGGAGCGCCGGACCGGGGATAATCGGACGCCCTGGTACTCCCGGGGCGCGTCCGCGACGTACTGCGTTCGTGCACGAGATCACCGAGGCAGTGGTCACGGCTGGTGCGTGGTCCGGTGCGGCGGTACTCCCTGCGGCAGCGAGGACGGATGTTGGACGGGCAGCGTCGAGACCGGCTGGCGCGGATGGTCGCGGAAAGTGTGGTCTCGCCTGGCCGCGCGGGCTGGGCGCGGGCGCTGTGCGAGGTCTGCGTGCGGGCACTGGCCGGGGTCGACGCCGCCGCGATGTCCTTGCGCAGCGACCACCGCGCGCAGGAACTGCTCGGCGCGAGCGACCGCTGGGCCGGCGTGCTGGAGGAAGCCCAGTACACCGTCGGCGAGGGCCCCGGGGTCGAGGCGTTCGCCACCGGCGGGCCGGTGCTGGTGGCGGACCTGAGCGCGTACCGCGCGAAGTGGCCCGGGTTCGCCGATCTCGCCGAGGACGAGGGGCTGGCGGCGGTGTTCGCCTTCCCGCTCCAGCTCGGCGGCATCAGGCTCGGGACACTGGACCTCTACCGCCGCCGACCGGGTGGCCTGTCCTCCGAGGTGGTCGCCGACGCCGCCGTGCTGGCCGACCTGACGGTCCTGTCGCTGCTCGACCACAGCGGTGCCACCGACGGCGAAGTGCGCGTCGAGGTCTCCTACCAGGACGTCAACATCGCCACCGGGATGCTCTCGGCGCAGCTCCGGATCAGCCTGGAGGACGCCTTCGCCCGGCTGCGGGCGCACGCCTTCGCCAACCGCAGGTCGGTGCTCGACGTCGCGCGCGACGTGCTGGCCCGGCGCCTGCCCCTGGACCAGCTCGCGGACTGACCCGTCACCGCGCGCCGCACCCCCGGCGGGTCGTATGCTTCCGAGGTGCCCGCTCCCGAGCAGATCGCCGCCGCGTTGAGCGACATCACGGCGAAGCTGGTCGACGGGCATGACGCCGACACGGTGCTGCGCATGATCACGGCCGCGTGCACGCGGCTGCTCGACGCCTCCGCCACGGGCGTGATGCTGGTCGACCCGCGCGGCGGCATCAGAGTCGTGGCGGCGTCCGACGAACGGGCCCGGTTCGTAGAGCTGCTCCAGTCGCAGATCGAGGAAGGCCCCTGCGTGGACTGCATCCGCGACGACGTCGTGGTCAGCGCCGTCGACCTGGCCCGGGAAACCGACCGCTGGCCCGAGTTCACCCCCGCCGCGACGGCCGCCGGCTACCGAGCGGTCCACGCGATCCCCATGAGGTTGGACAACCGCGCCCTTGGCGGCTTGAACGTCCTGTTCACCGGGACCGCGCCCTGGGCGCAGTGGCAGTACGACCTCGCCCGCACCCTGGCCGACCTGTCGGTGCTGGGGCTGTCGCAGGAAGGCGACTCCCGACGCGCGGACCGACTGGTCGAACACACGTTGACCACCATGAACGACCGGGTGCGCCTCGCCCACGCGACCGGCCTCGTCGCGGGCAGCTTGAACCTCGACCCGGAACGGGCGAGCGCGTTGATCCACCAGCACGCCGGCGCGCATCGCACACCGGTGCGCGACATCACCCGCGCCCTGGTCGACGGCTCCCTCGACCCGGCCGCCCTGGCTCCTCCCGCCGAAGCGCGCCAGGAACGGCCGCCGGCCGGCTGACCTACTCCACTCGGGACTGGGTGCGAGCACAGGATCACCCGTCTGGGCGGTGCGCCGCTCTACAGTGGACTTCTGCTCTGGCGTCCGGTTACGCGGGGTCCGCGTGCAGGACCAGGCTGTGGATCTGCGCGATGGTGACCTCAGGGCTGTCCGGCAGGATCAGGTCGATCGGCTCCACCAACTCGTAGTGGCCGCTACCGGACGGGCAGGAAGCCCCGGCGGTGCTGAACTTCGCCGGGTTCCTGACTGTGGCTTGCACCTTGCCGCCCGGTTGTTCGACGGTCGCGCCGAGAGCGATGACGAGGTCGTCGGCGAAGTGCGACGGCGATTCCGTCGAGGAGCGCAGCACGCTGTCCTCGTCCTGCACGAGCGTGATGGTGCCGCCGTCCTCCGGTCCGCCCGCGTCCGGCAGTTCGGCGGTCAAGCGCAAGCCGGTCAAGCGAAACCGCGCCGTGCCCTGTGCATCGGTGTCGGCGGTGAACGAGCAGGTTCCGGCGAAGTCGACCAGCACGGGCTTCGACCTCAGCGTGAACTCGACCTCGGACGCCCGGCACCGCAGCTCCGACTTGGATCCGGACTGCGGCAGATCGGCGGACGACATGGCGGGGGCCACCTCCTGTTGACGA is a window of Saccharothrix espanaensis DSM 44229 DNA encoding:
- a CDS encoding GAF and ANTAR domain-containing protein; amino-acid sequence: MLDGQRRDRLARMVAESVVSPGRAGWARALCEVCVRALAGVDAAAMSLRSDHRAQELLGASDRWAGVLEEAQYTVGEGPGVEAFATGGPVLVADLSAYRAKWPGFADLAEDEGLAAVFAFPLQLGGIRLGTLDLYRRRPGGLSSEVVADAAVLADLTVLSLLDHSGATDGEVRVEVSYQDVNIATGMLSAQLRISLEDAFARLRAHAFANRRSVLDVARDVLARRLPLDQLAD
- a CDS encoding GAF and ANTAR domain-containing protein; protein product: MPAPEQIAAALSDITAKLVDGHDADTVLRMITAACTRLLDASATGVMLVDPRGGIRVVAASDERARFVELLQSQIEEGPCVDCIRDDVVVSAVDLARETDRWPEFTPAATAAGYRAVHAIPMRLDNRALGGLNVLFTGTAPWAQWQYDLARTLADLSVLGLSQEGDSRRADRLVEHTLTTMNDRVRLAHATGLVAGSLNLDPERASALIHQHAGAHRTPVRDITRALVDGSLDPAALAPPAEARQERPPAG